In Zobellia roscoffensis, the following are encoded in one genomic region:
- the pckA gene encoding phosphoenolpyruvate carboxykinase (ATP), whose product MRKSISLQSYGITHENLHYQLSPSELETITLAKGMGKKASSGALAVNTGEFTGRSPKDRFIVKDAVTEEKVWWGDINIPFESSKFDALYDKVIAYLNEKELFVRDCYACADHNYRMDIRVINEYPWSNQFAYNMFIRPTEEELKNFEPEWTVINAPGFMADAEVDGTRQHNFAILNFTRKIALIGGTGYTGEIKKGIFSALNFILPVEKNTMPMHCSANVGKEGDTAIFFGLSGTGKTTLSTDSSRKLIGDDEHGWNNENAVFNFEGGCYAKVINLSQENEPEIFGAIKKGAILENVIMDAAGNVDFADTSITQNTRVSYPIYHIENVQRPSIGKNPKNIFFLTADAFGVLPPISKLTPSQAAYHFISGYTAKVAGTEAGVVEPIPSFSACFGAPFMPLHPAKYAEMLSKKMMDAGVNVWLVNTGWTGGPYGVGTRMKLKYTRAMINAVLNGDLGLYNYDDYHIHSVFGVAQPRECPGVPTKVLSPRATWNDDQAYYTTAFKLTNAFRENFKKFEAFASEEIRRGGPQRYAF is encoded by the coding sequence ATGAGAAAATCTATTTCTTTACAATCGTACGGTATTACGCACGAGAATCTGCATTATCAGTTATCGCCATCCGAATTAGAAACCATTACGCTAGCAAAAGGAATGGGTAAAAAAGCATCATCCGGTGCTCTAGCTGTTAACACGGGTGAATTTACAGGACGGTCTCCTAAAGATCGGTTTATTGTTAAAGATGCCGTTACCGAAGAAAAGGTTTGGTGGGGCGATATCAATATTCCGTTTGAGTCTTCTAAATTTGATGCGCTTTATGATAAGGTTATTGCTTATCTGAATGAAAAAGAATTGTTTGTACGCGATTGCTATGCTTGTGCCGACCATAATTACCGAATGGATATTAGGGTGATAAATGAGTATCCGTGGTCCAATCAGTTTGCGTATAATATGTTTATCCGCCCAACGGAAGAAGAACTTAAGAATTTTGAGCCTGAGTGGACGGTTATTAATGCACCTGGTTTTATGGCAGATGCCGAAGTAGACGGAACAAGGCAACACAATTTTGCAATTCTAAACTTTACCAGAAAAATAGCCTTGATTGGAGGGACAGGCTATACGGGAGAAATCAAAAAAGGAATTTTCTCGGCGTTAAACTTTATTCTTCCCGTGGAGAAAAATACCATGCCTATGCACTGTTCCGCAAATGTGGGTAAAGAAGGAGATACTGCTATCTTTTTTGGACTTTCAGGTACAGGTAAGACTACGTTGTCCACAGATTCATCCCGAAAATTAATTGGGGACGATGAGCATGGTTGGAACAATGAAAATGCCGTTTTTAATTTTGAAGGAGGATGTTATGCCAAAGTCATCAACCTATCTCAAGAGAACGAACCTGAAATCTTCGGAGCCATTAAAAAAGGTGCGATTTTAGAAAATGTGATCATGGATGCGGCCGGTAATGTGGATTTTGCCGATACATCTATTACGCAAAACACAAGGGTGAGTTACCCTATTTATCATATTGAGAATGTTCAAAGACCATCCATAGGAAAGAATCCAAAGAATATTTTCTTTTTAACTGCGGATGCTTTTGGGGTGCTTCCTCCGATATCCAAACTTACACCAAGCCAGGCAGCTTATCATTTTATATCTGGTTATACGGCTAAAGTTGCCGGTACGGAAGCTGGGGTTGTAGAACCCATACCTTCGTTTTCGGCCTGTTTTGGTGCTCCTTTTATGCCTTTACATCCAGCAAAATATGCTGAAATGTTGAGCAAGAAAATGATGGATGCCGGTGTAAATGTATGGTTAGTCAACACGGGGTGGACAGGTGGCCCCTACGGAGTAGGAACCCGAATGAAACTAAAGTATACCCGAGCCATGATCAATGCGGTTCTTAATGGCGATTTAGGATTGTATAATTATGATGATTACCATATTCATTCCGTTTTTGGTGTGGCTCAACCTAGGGAATGTCCTGGTGTGCCAACAAAAGTATTGAGCCCAAGAGCTACATGGAACGATGACCAGGCTTATTATACCACCGCTTTTAAATTAACGAATGCCTTTAGAGAGAATTTCAAAAAATTTGAAGCCTTTGCAAGTGAAGAAATTCGTCGTGGTGGTCCACAGCGCTATGCTTTTTAG
- a CDS encoding Lrp/AsnC ligand binding domain-containing protein: MKIGNDKVKIDGIDKKILRYLMEDARKPILEIARNIGISGAAIHQRLRKLESSGLLAGSKFIINPKIIGYHTMAYIGIYLDKAMSNPAAVKQLEKIPEVLECHYTTGNWSILIKVLCRDNEHLMHVLNKDIQQIEGVSRTETFISLAQQIDRQIQI; the protein is encoded by the coding sequence ATGAAAATAGGTAACGATAAAGTAAAAATTGACGGTATCGACAAAAAGATTCTAAGGTACCTAATGGAAGATGCTAGGAAGCCTATTCTTGAAATTGCTCGTAATATTGGCATCTCTGGTGCCGCTATTCACCAGCGGTTGCGGAAATTGGAATCTTCAGGGTTATTGGCTGGCTCAAAATTCATCATCAACCCAAAGATAATTGGTTATCATACCATGGCCTATATTGGCATCTATTTGGACAAGGCAATGAGCAATCCCGCCGCAGTAAAACAGCTAGAAAAAATACCAGAAGTACTTGAATGCCATTACACTACAGGAAATTGGTCTATTCTCATTAAAGTACTTTGCCGAGACAATGAACACCTTATGCATGTGCTAAATAAAGACATTCAACAAATAGAGGGTGTGTCCCGTACAGAAACCTTTATTTCCCTTGCCCAACAAATTGATCGACAAATTCAGATATAA
- a CDS encoding saccharopine dehydrogenase family protein codes for MPRNILVIGAGKSTSYLLDYFLDKSEEEELHLTIGDLNPDTISQSISNHRNCTVFELNIQNEDVRQQAIAESDIVVSMLPAFLHIKIAADCIALNKHLVTASYVSDALKKLDPQAQEKGLIFMNEVGLDPGIDHMSAMQIIDRIRDKGGKILLFESFCGGLVAPESDNNLWNYKFTWNPRNVVLAGQGGAAKFIQEGTYKYVPYHKLFRRTEFFDIEGYGRFEGYANRDSLNYREAYGLENILTLYRGTMRRTGFSKAWNMFVQLGMTDDSYTIENSENMSYREFMNLFLPYSPTDSVELKLRHYLKIDQDDRMWEKVLELNLFDDQKSIPLKNATPAQILQYILEDSWTLADSDKDMIVMYHKFGYELNGEKHQIDANMVVIGENRTYTAMAKTVGLPVAIATLAILNKKITTPGVQIPIKKEVYEPILKELQSYGINFKEYEVPYLGYNPDSVSNGD; via the coding sequence ATGCCGCGAAATATACTTGTTATCGGAGCAGGGAAATCTACCTCATACTTATTAGATTACTTCCTTGACAAATCTGAAGAAGAGGAATTACACCTTACGATTGGCGACCTCAATCCCGATACTATTTCACAGTCTATTAGCAACCATAGAAACTGTACCGTATTTGAGCTCAACATTCAGAATGAAGATGTTAGACAGCAAGCCATTGCAGAAAGTGACATTGTAGTCTCTATGCTTCCCGCATTTTTACATATTAAAATTGCTGCCGACTGTATTGCTCTCAACAAGCATCTTGTGACCGCTTCTTATGTAAGTGATGCCTTAAAAAAACTTGACCCACAGGCTCAAGAAAAAGGGCTTATTTTTATGAATGAAGTGGGATTAGACCCCGGCATAGACCACATGAGTGCCATGCAGATTATTGACCGGATTAGAGACAAAGGTGGAAAAATACTTTTGTTTGAATCCTTTTGTGGTGGATTGGTTGCGCCCGAAAGCGACAATAACCTTTGGAACTATAAATTCACCTGGAACCCAAGAAATGTGGTTTTAGCGGGCCAAGGCGGTGCCGCTAAATTCATTCAAGAAGGTACTTATAAATATGTACCCTACCATAAGCTATTTAGGCGAACAGAATTTTTTGATATTGAAGGGTATGGTCGTTTTGAAGGCTATGCGAACCGAGACTCCTTAAACTATAGAGAAGCATACGGCCTAGAAAATATACTTACCCTCTACAGAGGCACTATGCGTAGAACCGGCTTTTCTAAAGCTTGGAATATGTTCGTGCAACTCGGCATGACAGACGATAGCTATACGATTGAGAATTCAGAAAACATGTCTTATCGTGAGTTCATGAATCTCTTTCTGCCCTACTCTCCAACCGATTCTGTGGAACTAAAACTAAGACATTACCTAAAAATTGACCAAGATGACCGCATGTGGGAAAAGGTATTGGAGTTAAATCTATTTGATGATCAGAAATCCATCCCTTTAAAGAATGCGACTCCCGCCCAAATACTACAATACATTCTGGAAGACAGTTGGACGCTAGCAGATTCTGACAAAGACATGATCGTAATGTATCACAAGTTTGGCTACGAGCTGAATGGAGAGAAACACCAAATTGATGCGAACATGGTGGTTATAGGAGAAAACAGAACATATACAGCTATGGCCAAAACGGTTGGTTTACCCGTTGCCATCGCTACTTTAGCCATCCTAAATAAAAAAATAACAACTCCTGGAGTTCAGATTCCCATTAAAAAGGAAGTTTATGAACCTATACTAAAAGAACTTCAGTCTTACGGAATCAACTTTAAAGAGTATGAGGTACCGTATCTAGGATACAACCCCGACTCCGTATCTAACGGAGATTAG
- a CDS encoding leucine--tRNA ligase codes for MQYDFKEIEKNWQKFWAENQTFKAEINSDKPKFYVLDMFPYPSGAGLHVGHPLGYIASDIYARYKRHKGFNVLHPQGYDSFGLPAEQYAIQTGQHPAVTTEKNITTYRRQLDQLGFSFDWSREVRTSDPKYYKWTQWIFIQLFNSWYNKTSDKAESVETLISVFETEGNANVQAVCDEDVVQFSAEDWKSFSDKKKQEILLQYRLTYLAESEVNWCPALGTVLANDEIVNGVSERGGHPVIRKKMTQWSMRISAYAQRLLDGLDTVDWPQPLKDSQTNWIGRSQGASAIFNVKGHDEKIEVFTTRPDTIFGVSFMTLAPEHELVAKITTPEQKAEVEAYIEATAKRSERDRMADVKTISGAFTGAYAEHPFTKEPIPVWIGDYVLAGYGTGAVMSVPCGDQRDYDFAKHFNIPIPNIFEGVDISEGAFSDKETTVITNSDFLNGLPYKKAMKRAIFELEKLGQGEGKINYRLRDAVFSRQRYWGEPFPVYYVDGMPQMIAAEHLPIKLPEVDKYLPTETGEPPLGNATVWAWDAEKNEVVSNDKIDHKTVWPLELNTMPGWAGSSQYFNRYMDPHNANEIFSKEAIDYWQDVDLYIGGSEHATGHLLYSRFWQKFMFDLGLVPKEEFAKKLINQGMITGTSAFVQRLGFEIDWRSSDISTELMGKAIDLWNKNHPNVLVSFDENFSFKSLANYAKTSTVFSNIKDDFFGLLGKDFEKYRDLNFTFTLLQDVRLNVDLLHIGTDRLDIEKFKRDSFYKPLWNSFFVDSKAVETMNYVCRREVEKMSKSKYNVVNPDAICEEYGADSLRLYEMFLGPLEQSKPWNTAGITGVHSFLKKLWRLYHSGPEGAFSVSETEPSKDSYKTLHKTIKKVEEDIENFSFNTSVSTFMIAVNELSSQKCTSRVVLEPLAILVSPYAPHIAEELWKQLGHEGSISTVAFPKFEEKYLVESSKEYPVSFNGKMRFKLELPLDLSKDEIEAAVMAHEKTEQQLQGRTPKKVIVVPGKIVNIVG; via the coding sequence ATGCAATACGATTTCAAGGAAATAGAAAAGAATTGGCAGAAGTTTTGGGCCGAAAACCAAACGTTTAAGGCAGAGATTAATTCTGATAAACCAAAATTTTATGTGTTGGACATGTTTCCTTACCCTTCGGGTGCTGGGTTGCACGTTGGGCACCCGCTTGGTTATATAGCAAGTGATATTTATGCACGTTATAAAAGGCACAAGGGTTTTAATGTTTTGCATCCGCAGGGTTATGATTCTTTTGGCCTTCCAGCGGAGCAATATGCCATCCAGACCGGGCAGCATCCAGCGGTTACTACGGAAAAGAATATTACTACTTACCGTAGACAGTTGGATCAACTTGGTTTTTCTTTTGATTGGAGTCGCGAGGTACGCACATCGGACCCTAAATATTACAAGTGGACGCAGTGGATATTCATTCAGCTTTTCAATTCTTGGTACAATAAAACAAGTGATAAGGCCGAATCTGTAGAGACATTGATTTCTGTTTTTGAAACGGAAGGAAATGCAAATGTGCAGGCAGTTTGCGACGAAGACGTGGTTCAGTTTTCAGCAGAGGATTGGAAATCTTTTTCGGATAAGAAAAAACAAGAAATTCTTTTGCAATACCGCTTAACGTATTTGGCGGAAAGCGAAGTGAACTGGTGCCCCGCTTTGGGAACCGTGCTGGCAAACGATGAAATCGTAAACGGCGTTTCCGAACGCGGCGGTCATCCTGTTATCCGTAAAAAAATGACGCAATGGAGCATGCGCATTTCTGCCTATGCACAGCGCTTATTAGATGGTTTGGATACGGTAGATTGGCCACAGCCGTTAAAAGATTCCCAGACCAATTGGATTGGTCGTTCACAAGGTGCATCGGCGATTTTCAATGTAAAGGGGCACGATGAAAAGATTGAGGTCTTTACCACGCGTCCCGATACTATTTTTGGAGTGAGCTTTATGACTTTGGCCCCGGAACATGAATTGGTGGCTAAAATCACTACTCCAGAACAAAAAGCTGAGGTTGAGGCTTATATTGAAGCTACGGCAAAACGTTCGGAACGGGACCGTATGGCAGATGTAAAGACCATTTCCGGTGCATTTACTGGCGCTTATGCCGAGCATCCGTTTACCAAGGAGCCTATTCCGGTTTGGATCGGGGATTATGTGTTGGCGGGTTACGGAACCGGAGCGGTTATGTCCGTTCCTTGTGGTGATCAGCGCGATTATGACTTCGCGAAGCATTTCAATATTCCCATCCCCAATATTTTTGAAGGTGTGGATATTTCCGAGGGAGCTTTTTCCGATAAAGAAACTACGGTTATTACCAATTCTGATTTCCTAAACGGATTGCCGTACAAAAAAGCCATGAAGCGTGCCATTTTTGAATTGGAGAAATTAGGCCAGGGCGAAGGGAAGATCAACTACCGTTTGCGTGATGCTGTTTTTAGCCGTCAGCGCTATTGGGGCGAGCCTTTTCCAGTGTATTATGTAGATGGCATGCCGCAAATGATCGCTGCTGAACATTTACCGATAAAACTTCCGGAAGTAGATAAATATCTTCCTACCGAAACCGGGGAGCCGCCTTTGGGCAATGCTACGGTTTGGGCTTGGGATGCGGAGAAGAATGAAGTTGTTTCTAACGATAAGATAGACCATAAGACCGTATGGCCGTTAGAGCTGAATACCATGCCAGGTTGGGCAGGGAGTTCACAGTACTTTAACCGGTATATGGACCCACATAATGCGAATGAAATTTTCTCAAAAGAAGCGATTGACTATTGGCAAGATGTGGACTTGTACATTGGCGGTAGCGAACATGCTACGGGCCATTTGTTGTACAGCCGTTTCTGGCAGAAGTTTATGTTTGATCTAGGTTTGGTACCCAAAGAGGAGTTTGCTAAAAAGCTAATTAATCAAGGGATGATAACTGGGACTAGTGCTTTTGTTCAAAGACTAGGATTTGAAATTGATTGGCGGTCATCAGATATATCAACAGAATTAATGGGGAAAGCAATTGATTTGTGGAATAAAAATCACCCCAATGTTTTAGTTTCCTTTGATGAGAATTTCAGTTTTAAATCACTAGCAAATTATGCTAAAACCTCTACTGTTTTTTCGAATATAAAAGATGATTTCTTTGGGCTATTAGGAAAGGATTTTGAAAAGTATCGAGATTTGAATTTCACTTTTACACTTCTTCAAGATGTGAGGCTGAATGTTGATTTACTTCATATTGGGACCGATAGACTTGACATTGAAAAGTTTAAAAGGGATAGTTTTTATAAACCATTATGGAATAGCTTTTTTGTCGATTCAAAAGCGGTAGAAACAATGAATTATGTTTGTAGACGCGAAGTCGAAAAAATGTCCAAATCCAAATACAATGTCGTCAACCCAGATGCCATTTGTGAGGAGTACGGGGCAGACTCATTGCGCTTGTATGAAATGTTTTTAGGGCCTTTGGAGCAATCCAAGCCTTGGAACACGGCAGGTATTACCGGTGTACACAGTTTCTTGAAAAAACTATGGCGTTTGTACCATTCGGGGCCAGAGGGCGCTTTTTCTGTTTCTGAAACAGAACCGTCAAAAGACAGTTACAAGACGCTACATAAGACCATAAAGAAAGTAGAAGAAGATATTGAGAACTTTAGTTTCAATACATCTGTTTCCACTTTTATGATCGCTGTAAACGAATTAAGTTCTCAAAAATGTACGAGTCGCGTGGTTTTGGAACCTTTGGCTATTTTAGTATCGCCTTACGCACCACATATTGCAGAAGAACTTTGGAAGCAATTAGGGCATGAAGGTTCTATTTCTACAGTGGCCTTTCCAAAATTCGAAGAAAAATACTTGGTAGAAAGTAGTAAAGAATATCCGGTATCTTTCAATGGAAAAATGCGTTTCAAACTGGAGCTTCCGTTAGATTTAAGCAAAGACGAAATTGAAGCCGCGGTAATGGCACACGAAAAGACCGAACAACAATTACAAGGCCGAACGCCTAAAAAAGTGATTGTAGTACCCGGTAAAATTGTAAATATCGTAGGGTAG
- a CDS encoding cell division protein FtsX — translation MGKSFEQYQKQKLISSYFSVVLSIALVLFLLGTLGLLVINTNKMADHFKEQITISIFLKDEAKESEIDQLQKNLLQQEHTKSAVFVSKEDAAEQHSEEIGEDFQNFLGYNPLKNSIDVQLRANFVTPQEIDSLATNLAKKSYVEEVSYDKPLVDLLSENVKRISFWVLIACGVLTFIAILLINSSIRLSIYSKRFIIKTMQMVGATKTFIRRPFIWMNIKLGILGALTALLALTGALYYLNQTFPELELFKDVEQLGMLYGAIFVLGIFISLVSTFFATQRFLNLRTDELYY, via the coding sequence ATGGGCAAGTCTTTTGAACAGTATCAGAAACAAAAATTGATATCATCGTACTTTTCGGTGGTATTGAGTATTGCGTTGGTCTTATTTTTACTAGGCACATTGGGCCTTTTGGTCATCAACACCAATAAAATGGCAGATCACTTTAAAGAGCAGATTACCATTTCTATTTTTCTAAAGGATGAAGCCAAAGAATCTGAAATAGACCAACTCCAGAAAAATCTTTTGCAACAAGAACACACCAAAAGTGCCGTTTTCGTCTCAAAAGAAGATGCTGCCGAACAGCATAGTGAAGAAATAGGCGAAGATTTTCAGAATTTCTTGGGTTACAATCCGCTTAAAAATTCTATTGACGTACAACTACGCGCCAATTTTGTAACCCCTCAAGAAATAGATTCATTGGCTACCAACCTTGCAAAAAAGAGCTACGTAGAAGAGGTAAGTTATGATAAGCCTTTGGTAGACTTACTGAGCGAAAATGTAAAACGAATCAGTTTCTGGGTTTTAATTGCATGTGGCGTACTTACATTCATTGCCATCTTGCTTATCAACAGCTCTATTAGACTGAGTATTTATAGCAAACGCTTTATTATTAAAACCATGCAAATGGTAGGAGCTACCAAGACTTTTATACGTCGCCCTTTCATTTGGATGAACATTAAACTGGGCATATTAGGTGCGTTAACTGCCCTTTTAGCCTTAACGGGAGCTTTATATTATTTAAACCAAACCTTTCCTGAATTGGAGCTTTTTAAAGATGTGGAACAACTAGGCATGCTTTACGGAGCTATTTTTGTTCTGGGTATTTTTATCTCTTTGGTGAGCACATTTTTTGCTACCCAACGGTTTTTAAACCTCAGAACCGATGAATTGTACTACTAA
- a CDS encoding undecaprenyl-diphosphate phosphatase, translating to METLDAIILGIIQGLTEFLPVSSSGHLELGKAILGDNSVPEESLLFTVVLHAATALSTIVVFRKDIWEIISGLLTFKWNEEAQFSVKIIISMLPAVFVGLFFEEQLEAFFGGNVRFVGFMLIITAVLLYFADKAKDTDKKVSFKNAFIVGISQAIAMLPGISRSGATISTSVLLGVDKTKAARFSFLMVVPLIFGKIAKDLMSGDLNFDGGNNFAMGAGFIAAFVAGLAACTWMIQLVKKSKLSYFAIYCLIVGLIAIAYGYMA from the coding sequence TTGGAGACGCTAGACGCCATCATTCTCGGTATCATTCAAGGATTGACCGAATTTTTACCCGTATCATCAAGTGGACATTTAGAATTGGGCAAAGCTATTTTAGGCGATAATTCCGTACCTGAAGAAAGTCTTTTGTTTACCGTTGTGCTCCATGCCGCTACAGCTTTGAGTACCATTGTTGTTTTCAGAAAGGATATCTGGGAAATCATTAGTGGCCTATTAACTTTTAAATGGAACGAAGAAGCGCAGTTTTCAGTAAAAATTATCATATCTATGTTGCCCGCAGTTTTTGTAGGTCTTTTTTTTGAAGAACAACTGGAAGCTTTTTTTGGCGGTAACGTTCGGTTTGTAGGCTTTATGCTGATTATAACCGCAGTACTATTATATTTTGCCGATAAAGCGAAAGACACCGATAAGAAAGTGAGTTTCAAGAATGCATTCATAGTAGGTATTTCGCAAGCCATAGCCATGTTACCCGGTATTTCTAGAAGTGGTGCTACTATTTCTACCTCTGTACTTTTAGGTGTGGACAAAACCAAAGCGGCACGGTTTTCATTCTTAATGGTGGTACCCTTGATTTTTGGAAAAATTGCCAAAGACCTCATGAGTGGCGACCTTAATTTTGATGGTGGAAACAACTTTGCCATGGGCGCAGGTTTTATTGCTGCCTTTGTAGCCGGTCTTGCTGCCTGTACCTGGATGATTCAATTGGTAAAAAAGAGCAAATTATCTTACTTTGCTATTTACTGCCTTATCGTTGGGTTAATTGCCATTGCCTACGGTTATATGGCTTAG
- a CDS encoding zinc metallopeptidase, with the protein MMGYYILIGAIALVSWLVSNKLKSKFKHYSKVHLSNGMSGAEIAEKMLADHGIRDVKVVSTAGMLTDHYNPQNKTVNLSEGVYNQRNASAAAVAAHECGHAVQHAQAYEWLTLRSKLVPVVSVTSGLSMWVVFGGLMLGAASGAGLGRWVAVAGLVMMGMATLFSLITLPVEYDASNRALAWLKAKNVVTPQEYKGSEDALKWAARTYLVAAIGSLATLAYWAMQVFGGSRD; encoded by the coding sequence ATGATGGGATATTATATATTAATCGGAGCCATTGCTTTGGTAAGCTGGTTGGTAAGTAACAAGCTTAAAAGTAAGTTTAAGCACTATTCTAAAGTGCACTTGAGCAATGGCATGAGCGGAGCTGAAATTGCGGAAAAAATGTTGGCTGATCATGGCATTAGAGACGTAAAAGTGGTTTCAACCGCAGGTATGCTTACGGACCATTACAATCCGCAGAACAAAACGGTAAATTTAAGTGAAGGGGTTTATAACCAAAGGAACGCTTCCGCAGCTGCAGTTGCCGCTCACGAATGTGGTCATGCGGTACAACATGCACAAGCATATGAATGGTTGACCTTGCGCTCTAAATTGGTGCCTGTAGTTAGTGTTACTTCAGGACTATCTATGTGGGTCGTTTTTGGTGGATTGATGTTGGGTGCTGCCAGTGGTGCTGGTTTAGGAAGATGGGTTGCGGTTGCTGGTTTGGTTATGATGGGTATGGCTACTTTATTTAGCTTAATTACTTTACCCGTAGAGTATGATGCTAGTAACCGCGCCTTGGCGTGGTTAAAAGCAAAGAATGTGGTAACACCGCAAGAGTATAAAGGTTCGGAAGATGCGCTTAAATGGGCTGCACGTACGTATTTAGTAGCAGCAATTGGATCGTTGGCTACTTTGGCGTATTGGGCTATGCAAGTATTCGGTGGTAGTAGAGATTAA
- a CDS encoding SemiSWEET family sugar transporter, with protein sequence MDYIEVLGLAAAILTTAGYVPQVYKTWRDKSTKDISLTTYLVLFIGVVLWLTYGILISSLPVTLANGITAFLLLFMLILKFKYK encoded by the coding sequence ATGGATTACATTGAAGTTCTTGGGTTGGCGGCTGCTATTCTCACTACGGCGGGTTACGTACCGCAAGTCTATAAAACGTGGCGCGATAAGTCAACCAAAGATATTTCCCTTACCACCTATTTGGTGCTTTTTATTGGCGTTGTACTATGGCTCACGTACGGTATACTTATAAGTAGTCTGCCCGTTACGTTGGCAAACGGCATAACGGCCTTTCTGCTTTTATTTATGCTAATATTAAAATTCAAATACAAATAA
- a CDS encoding DUF423 domain-containing protein: MNKTIYLTGILLGALAVILGAFGAHGLEKLIDAEAIQTFETGVKYQMYHALLLLILGTMKQLPEVKKKLIFYFLLVGICCFSFSIYLLATNSLTSFDFKVIGLVTPLGGTLLIFGWSIFGYRVYKHFN, encoded by the coding sequence ATGAACAAAACAATTTATCTCACTGGAATCCTATTAGGAGCCTTGGCTGTTATTTTAGGGGCTTTTGGAGCCCACGGTTTAGAAAAGCTCATTGATGCCGAAGCTATCCAAACTTTTGAGACGGGTGTAAAATACCAAATGTACCACGCATTACTTTTGCTTATTCTGGGGACAATGAAACAACTGCCCGAAGTTAAGAAAAAGCTGATTTTCTATTTTCTGCTAGTTGGCATTTGTTGTTTTTCGTTCTCCATTTATTTACTGGCAACAAATAGTTTAACCTCCTTTGATTTTAAAGTGATTGGTTTGGTCACTCCGCTTGGTGGGACTCTGCTTATTTTTGGGTGGAGTATATTCGGCTATCGAGTTTACAAACATTTCAACTAA
- a CDS encoding ferritin, with protein sequence MKDIARQQMSIKVESMDMLNAQIQMEGKASASYLAMASWCDQRGYNGSADFMYAQAAEEREHMMKIFKFVNDCGGNAQSPEIENINHDFSSLEEVYETALSQEIDVTKSINRIVASAKKNSDFGVENFLQWFITEQLEEEKTMRDILDLFELMGRDGIALKLIDERISAE encoded by the coding sequence ATGAAAGATATAGCAAGACAACAGATGAGTATAAAGGTAGAAAGCATGGATATGCTTAATGCCCAAATACAAATGGAAGGCAAAGCATCCGCATCATATTTGGCCATGGCTTCATGGTGTGACCAGCGCGGTTACAATGGTAGTGCAGATTTTATGTATGCACAAGCAGCGGAGGAAAGAGAGCACATGATGAAAATTTTTAAATTCGTTAACGATTGTGGTGGCAACGCCCAATCTCCGGAAATAGAAAATATAAATCACGATTTTTCTTCTTTGGAAGAAGTTTACGAGACTGCATTAAGCCAGGAAATAGACGTAACAAAATCTATTAACAGAATAGTTGCTTCCGCCAAAAAGAATAGTGACTTTGGTGTTGAAAACTTTCTACAATGGTTCATTACCGAGCAATTGGAAGAAGAAAAAACAATGCGTGATATTCTTGACCTTTTTGAACTAATGGGTCGTGATGGTATTGCATTAAAGTTGATAGACGAACGTATATCAGCTGAGTAA
- a CDS encoding DUF3098 domain-containing protein: protein MGKKQKQQSDQPAKQEFIFQNKNYLFFFVGLACIAIGFILMSGGGSDDPNVFNEDIYSFRRIRLAPTLVLIGLGIEIYAILLNPHKKKN, encoded by the coding sequence ATGGGTAAGAAACAAAAACAACAGTCCGATCAACCGGCCAAACAAGAGTTTATCTTTCAAAATAAGAACTATCTCTTCTTTTTTGTAGGTCTTGCATGCATTGCCATAGGCTTTATACTTATGAGCGGCGGCGGTAGTGACGACCCCAATGTGTTCAATGAAGACATCTATAGCTTTAGAAGAATACGTCTGGCCCCTACCCTAGTACTAATAGGTTTAGGCATTGAGATATATGCTATATTATTGAACCCGCACAAGAAGAAAAACTAA